One genomic region from Bacillus sp. SLBN-46 encodes:
- a CDS encoding FadR/GntR family transcriptional regulator, translated as MEFNRKGISEQVADSIKRKIQAGEYQVGERIPGEREMGVELSVSRNTVREAYKILEAYGYLQVKHGTGVFVASPEHQIQKVTEALFVSTEQIKDFFSVRKILEEWTVKWAIENSNNDQFTELEQIVNEANEIVKESIDYKRLAELDHKFHITIANNSKNTVLTGIMNYLIDLLSESRNKTMQIPGRALQSVQEHTKILQALKQKNPELAQQCMKEHLESVERSITENAVTEA; from the coding sequence GTGGAATTTAATAGAAAAGGAATTTCTGAACAGGTAGCAGACAGTATAAAGAGAAAAATCCAAGCGGGCGAGTACCAAGTGGGGGAACGAATACCAGGAGAAAGAGAGATGGGGGTCGAACTTTCCGTAAGCAGAAATACGGTGAGGGAAGCCTATAAAATTCTCGAAGCCTATGGATACTTACAAGTGAAACATGGAACAGGCGTATTTGTTGCCTCACCGGAACATCAAATTCAAAAGGTCACAGAGGCACTTTTTGTCTCAACTGAACAAATCAAGGACTTTTTCTCTGTACGCAAAATCCTCGAAGAATGGACCGTCAAGTGGGCCATTGAAAACTCGAATAACGACCAATTCACCGAGTTAGAGCAAATTGTGAATGAAGCAAACGAAATCGTCAAAGAATCGATTGATTATAAGAGACTAGCAGAATTGGATCATAAATTTCATATAACCATAGCCAATAACTCAAAGAATACGGTTTTAACCGGGATTATGAATTATCTCATTGATTTATTGTCTGAGTCACGAAACAAAACCATGCAAATTCCGGGCCGAGCCTTACAATCTGTTCAAGAACATACAAAAATTTTACAAGCACTCAAACAAAAAAATCCAGAATTAGCACAGCAATGTATGAAGGAACACCTAGAAAGCGTGGAACGTTCGATTACGGAAAATGCGGTAACTGAGGCATAA
- a CDS encoding UxaA family hydrolase — protein MSINSQANTLTEQQPETAGNVSTHKFLIHHRGDHVGVATTPIQKGEKVIGIYMDDNSDVVVLAKGDIPLGHKISLVNLEAGEPVLKYGVQVGITTEKWEVGDYVHTHNIKTARW, from the coding sequence ATGAGTATCAACAGTCAAGCAAATACTCTCACGGAACAACAGCCAGAGACGGCTGGAAATGTAAGCACTCACAAATTTTTAATCCATCATCGTGGCGATCATGTAGGAGTGGCTACTACTCCTATCCAAAAGGGAGAAAAGGTAATCGGGATTTATATGGATGATAATTCCGATGTAGTGGTACTGGCTAAAGGGGACATTCCATTAGGCCACAAAATCTCCTTAGTCAATTTAGAAGCAGGAGAACCAGTTTTAAAGTATGGAGTGCAAGTTGGTATTACAACAGAAAAGTGGGAAGTTGGAGATTACGTTCATACCCACAATATTAAAACGGCGAGGTGGTAG
- a CDS encoding LysR family transcriptional regulator, protein MDYYLEVFVKVVEKGNFSKAAEDLHMTQPAVSQYIKVLEESVGARLLERNNKFVRLNKAGEIVFHHAKEILALYSNMQYLIDDLTNKASGPIAIGASYTFGEYILPHIIARLQAKYPLITPTIQIHNTKEIIDLVQTHQLDIGIVEGHINEKVPNVEIVSEDKMVIVASSQHPLLKEGRGRNIEELGEETWILREKGSGTREAAEHLFDSLDFTPKKVMEFGSTQVIKESVEAGLGISLLSQWAIKKELMYGYLDIVDVEGLPFKRNFSILTHSPYQTKALQQFIETLREYLGD, encoded by the coding sequence ATGGATTATTATTTAGAGGTGTTTGTAAAGGTTGTGGAAAAGGGGAATTTTTCAAAGGCTGCAGAAGATCTTCACATGACCCAGCCGGCAGTCAGCCAATACATCAAAGTCCTGGAGGAATCGGTTGGAGCCCGGCTCTTGGAACGGAATAATAAATTTGTCCGTCTGAATAAGGCTGGCGAAATTGTCTTTCATCATGCAAAAGAGATTCTTGCACTCTACTCCAATATGCAATATTTAATTGATGATCTCACCAACAAAGCAAGCGGCCCCATCGCGATTGGTGCGAGCTACACCTTTGGCGAATACATTTTGCCGCACATTATCGCCAGGCTGCAGGCGAAGTACCCGCTTATTACACCGACGATTCAGATTCACAATACAAAAGAAATTATCGATCTTGTTCAAACTCATCAATTAGATATCGGTATCGTAGAAGGGCATATTAACGAAAAAGTACCGAATGTAGAAATCGTTTCTGAAGATAAAATGGTCATTGTTGCTTCATCGCAGCATCCTTTGCTGAAAGAGGGTCGTGGGAGGAACATAGAGGAGTTGGGGGAGGAGACATGGATTTTACGAGAAAAGGGCTCAGGAACAAGGGAAGCGGCCGAACACCTCTTTGATAGTTTGGATTTTACTCCTAAGAAAGTGATGGAGTTTGGAAGTACACAGGTCATCAAGGAATCGGTTGAGGCCGGTCTAGGGATCAGCTTACTTTCCCAATGGGCGATAAAAAAAGAACTGATGTATGGCTATTTGGATATTGTTGACGTGGAAGGATTGCCGTTTAAACGGAATTTCTCCATCTTAACGCATTCGCCTTACCAAACGAAGGCATTACAACAATTTATTGAGACATTAAGGGAGTATTTGGGGGATTAA
- a CDS encoding DNA alkylation repair protein, whose amino-acid sequence MDFDMVMQELEALGKERSKKMYISNGAHEPVFGVATGAMKPMAKKIKKNQPLAEQLYATGNYDAMYFAGIIADPKAMTEADFDRWIDAAYFYMLSDYVVAVTLAESDLAQAVADKWIASGEELRMSAGWSCYCWLLGNRKDAEFSASKLANMLDQVENTIHDSPERTKSAMNNFIYTVAISYVPLHEKAVETAKAVGLVEIKRDNKKNSILNASEIIQKGIDQGRLGFKRKYVRC is encoded by the coding sequence ATGGATTTCGATATGGTTATGCAGGAACTGGAAGCTCTCGGCAAGGAACGTAGTAAAAAGATGTACATAAGCAATGGGGCGCACGAGCCAGTTTTTGGCGTGGCTACAGGCGCAATGAAGCCGATGGCAAAGAAAATCAAGAAAAATCAGCCGTTGGCCGAGCAGCTTTACGCCACCGGGAACTACGATGCTATGTATTTTGCCGGCATCATTGCGGACCCCAAGGCAATGACTGAGGCGGATTTCGATCGTTGGATTGATGCGGCGTATTTTTATATGCTTTCTGATTATGTGGTTGCCGTCACTTTAGCAGAAAGTGATTTGGCACAAGCTGTTGCCGATAAATGGATCGCAAGCGGGGAAGAACTTCGAATGTCGGCAGGCTGGAGCTGTTATTGCTGGCTTTTGGGTAATCGCAAGGACGCGGAGTTTAGTGCAAGCAAGCTTGCGAATATGCTTGATCAAGTGGAAAACACGATTCATGATTCGCCTGAGCGAACGAAATCCGCTATGAATAATTTTATCTACACCGTCGCGATTTCCTATGTGCCACTCCATGAGAAGGCGGTTGAAACCGCAAAGGCAGTTGGCCTAGTCGAAATTAAGCGAGACAACAAAAAAAACAGTATTCTGAATGCTTCCGAAATTATCCAAAAGGGAATCGATCAAGGGAGACTTGGTTTTAAACGTAAATATGTAAGGTGTTAG
- a CDS encoding Ldh family oxidoreductase encodes MGTYHELDLKSFCESLLESVGMNQENASVAADSLVKANLEGVDSHGISRLPIYVKRFNDQRIKVNPNVKMTEQTPSVLLVDGDNGLGHVVSYQAILKGTEMAKQSGITAIAIKNSNHFGTASYFCQLACEQNLACIGFTNSPPGIAPWGGKNAFFGTNPIAFGFPTGDDQPVIIDLSTSIVARGKIILAAKQGNSIPDGWALDEDGLPTNDAEAALRGSVLPLGGAKGSALALAVEILTGILTGAAFGPYVKNIYDEAEAGNANVGHFFLLLDIEKFMHLSTFFESLEHLLTEMKEVPKAPGTNEIRYPGERRKRDRELRQMAGIELSSSVEEELIRLGEEYHVPFPESLSLEKI; translated from the coding sequence ATGGGAACCTATCATGAATTGGATCTTAAGAGTTTTTGTGAAAGCTTGCTAGAAAGCGTGGGAATGAACCAAGAGAATGCCAGTGTGGCTGCCGATTCCCTGGTAAAAGCGAACCTTGAAGGGGTGGACAGCCACGGCATCAGCCGACTTCCCATCTATGTTAAACGGTTTAATGATCAGCGGATTAAGGTGAATCCCAATGTGAAAATGACCGAGCAGACTCCATCTGTTTTACTTGTGGATGGCGATAATGGGCTCGGTCATGTGGTGAGTTATCAAGCCATTTTAAAAGGAACAGAAATGGCGAAACAAAGCGGAATTACGGCTATCGCGATTAAAAATAGCAATCATTTTGGGACGGCGTCTTATTTTTGTCAGCTGGCCTGTGAGCAAAATCTCGCCTGTATCGGCTTCACCAATTCGCCGCCAGGCATCGCACCATGGGGTGGAAAAAATGCCTTTTTTGGAACCAATCCCATTGCGTTTGGATTTCCAACGGGGGATGACCAGCCCGTGATTATCGATTTATCAACCAGCATTGTCGCCCGGGGGAAAATTATTTTAGCGGCCAAGCAGGGAAATTCCATTCCCGATGGCTGGGCGTTGGATGAAGACGGTCTTCCTACCAATGATGCGGAAGCGGCATTAAGGGGATCGGTCTTGCCATTAGGTGGAGCGAAGGGCTCCGCGTTAGCTTTGGCCGTAGAAATTTTGACGGGGATTCTTACCGGTGCCGCGTTTGGCCCTTATGTGAAAAATATTTATGATGAAGCGGAAGCGGGGAATGCCAATGTAGGGCATTTCTTCTTGTTGTTGGATATTGAAAAGTTTATGCATCTATCCACCTTTTTCGAGTCGCTCGAGCATCTGTTAACAGAGATGAAGGAAGTTCCGAAAGCGCCGGGCACGAATGAAATCAGGTACCCAGGGGAAAGAAGAAAAAGGGACAGAGAGCTGCGGCAGATGGCAGGAATTGAATTGTCGTCCAGTGTTGAAGAGGAACTCATTAGGCTTGGGGAAGAGTATCACGTCCCGTTTCCAGAGTCTTTATCGTTAGAAAAAATATAA
- a CDS encoding UxaA family hydrolase, with amino-acid sequence MGQQLFGYRRENGKVGIRNHVIILPVDDISNAACEAVARQVQGTLALPHAYGRLQYGPDLDLHFRTMIGTGSNPNVAAVIVIGIEQNWTKKIADGIAETGKPVSYFSIEGNGDFETIRAASWKAKEYVQWATELQREPIELKDLTISIKCGESDTTTGMGSCPTVSQAVDRLVDAGATVFFGETSELTGGEHLIRERMATPELQERFMAIYDDYVGEIESKGVDLLGSQPTQGNIAGGLSTIEEKALGNIAKTGTKEVVGVLDPADKPENGAGLYFMDTSSAAAECITLMAAGGAVLHLFPTGQGNIIGNPIEPVVKITANPITAATMSEHIDVDVQGLLSRNISLEQAGDQLMEMICRTVNGRLTCAEALGHREFVMTKLYRSA; translated from the coding sequence ATGGGTCAACAGCTTTTTGGATATCGCAGAGAAAATGGTAAGGTTGGCATTCGGAATCACGTGATTATTTTACCGGTAGATGATATTTCTAACGCAGCTTGTGAAGCTGTTGCAAGACAAGTTCAAGGTACATTAGCTCTTCCACATGCGTACGGCAGACTACAGTACGGTCCAGACTTGGATTTGCATTTCAGAACGATGATTGGAACGGGGTCTAACCCGAACGTTGCAGCCGTAATCGTCATCGGTATTGAACAAAACTGGACGAAGAAAATCGCTGATGGTATTGCCGAAACTGGTAAACCAGTATCCTATTTTTCTATCGAAGGAAATGGTGACTTTGAAACGATCCGCGCAGCTTCCTGGAAGGCGAAGGAATATGTTCAATGGGCGACTGAACTTCAAAGGGAACCAATTGAATTAAAGGATTTAACCATCAGCATTAAATGTGGTGAATCCGATACAACAACTGGCATGGGTTCATGTCCAACTGTTTCTCAGGCAGTTGATCGTTTGGTTGATGCTGGTGCGACGGTGTTCTTTGGGGAAACCTCTGAACTAACCGGCGGGGAGCATTTAATCCGCGAGCGGATGGCGACACCGGAACTGCAAGAGAGATTCATGGCCATCTATGATGATTATGTAGGTGAAATTGAATCGAAAGGTGTCGATTTATTAGGCTCGCAGCCAACTCAAGGTAATATCGCCGGCGGCTTATCAACCATTGAAGAGAAAGCCTTAGGGAATATTGCTAAAACAGGTACGAAGGAAGTTGTAGGTGTCCTAGATCCTGCCGACAAGCCAGAAAATGGAGCGGGGCTTTACTTCATGGATACTTCTTCTGCAGCAGCAGAATGTATCACCTTGATGGCTGCAGGGGGAGCGGTTCTTCACTTATTCCCTACTGGCCAAGGTAATATTATTGGTAACCCAATTGAACCGGTTGTGAAGATTACGGCTAATCCAATCACGGCTGCTACAATGAGTGAACACATTGACGTGGACGTGCAAGGCTTGCTTTCCCGTAACATCTCGCTGGAACAAGCAGGCGATCAGTTAATGGAAATGATTTGCCGTACAGTCAATGGCCGTCTTACTTGTGCAGAGGCACTAGGCCATCGTGAATTTGTCATGACAAAACTTTATCGCAGTGCTTAA
- a CDS encoding RNA polymerase sigma factor, with the protein MELQESVLEELFHQYSPIIYRYILFVTKCREEAEDLTQEVFINAYRGLPNYRGESSYKTWLYSIARNVIIDHFRKKRKSNCLIDLPLPDQNHLVPEEVLDRKEKAQILHRAIMELKFPYREIVILRKIKGYSIVETANILGCNEGKVKVTLHRALHRLKHKLKSG; encoded by the coding sequence ATGGAGTTGCAAGAGTCTGTTTTGGAGGAACTATTTCATCAGTATAGCCCTATAATTTACCGCTATATTTTATTTGTGACGAAATGTAGAGAGGAAGCGGAGGACTTAACACAAGAGGTGTTTATTAATGCTTACCGCGGCTTGCCCAATTATAGGGGAGAATCGTCTTATAAGACTTGGTTATATTCCATTGCTCGTAACGTGATTATTGATCATTTTCGAAAAAAAAGGAAAAGCAATTGTTTGATAGATTTACCATTACCTGACCAAAATCATCTGGTTCCTGAAGAGGTGCTAGATCGTAAGGAAAAAGCACAAATTTTGCACAGAGCGATAATGGAGTTAAAATTCCCCTATCGAGAGATCGTTATCTTACGAAAAATTAAAGGATATTCTATCGTTGAGACTGCCAATATACTTGGATGTAATGAGGGCAAAGTCAAAGTCACTCTTCATCGCGCCTTACATAGACTTAAGCATAAGTTGAAATCAGGATAG
- a CDS encoding TRAP transporter large permease, with protein MTVAVIVLVVLFVLMFLGVPIAISLILASISGFLSSIYYVPLEVVPQRLLTSVDSFPLLAIPFFMLTGEFMMSGSMGQRIAGFAFASVGWLRAGLAQVSTLTSMFFAGISGSGAADTAAVGKMMIPMMEKKGYDKGFAAATVASAGTIAVVIPPSIPMIVYGVTAGVSIGDLFTAGIVPGILIGLSIMMLNYWLTKKNNFSQENTKFEFSSFKKTFFEGILALILPLIIIFGIRGGIFTPTEAGAIAAAYAFIINKFVYKDMDWKDVPEAFIKAGKMTGMVVFIIAAANLFGWLLTAEQIPSLLVNLVTGFSDNRYLILLMFTVIFFIAGCFLNASAAITILTPLLLPIALAAGIDPVFFGLIMVVNLSIGLITPPVGLDLFVVKGIADITYDKLVRSIAPFIVVMVVDLLIITYFPALSMFWVK; from the coding sequence ATGACAGTAGCAGTTATTGTTCTGGTTGTCCTGTTTGTACTAATGTTTCTAGGTGTTCCTATTGCCATTTCTTTAATATTAGCATCCATTTCGGGCTTTTTGTCTAGTATCTACTATGTTCCCTTAGAAGTCGTTCCTCAAAGATTATTAACCTCTGTAGATTCGTTTCCGCTTCTGGCCATTCCCTTTTTTATGCTAACAGGTGAATTTATGATGTCTGGAAGTATGGGACAACGGATTGCGGGATTTGCTTTTGCATCGGTCGGCTGGCTGCGTGCCGGATTAGCACAGGTTTCGACGTTAACAAGTATGTTCTTCGCAGGAATTTCGGGGTCAGGTGCAGCAGATACGGCAGCTGTCGGTAAAATGATGATCCCGATGATGGAGAAAAAAGGGTATGATAAAGGATTTGCCGCTGCGACGGTAGCGAGTGCAGGAACCATCGCAGTTGTTATTCCACCATCGATTCCCATGATTGTATATGGTGTAACGGCTGGCGTTTCGATTGGGGATTTGTTCACGGCCGGAATTGTCCCTGGAATCTTAATTGGTTTGTCGATTATGATGCTAAACTATTGGCTGACAAAAAAGAATAACTTTTCTCAAGAGAACACGAAGTTTGAATTTTCTTCTTTTAAAAAGACATTTTTTGAAGGAATATTGGCGTTGATTCTTCCGTTAATTATCATTTTTGGAATAAGGGGAGGTATTTTTACTCCGACGGAAGCTGGTGCAATCGCTGCTGCTTATGCCTTTATCATCAATAAATTTGTTTATAAGGATATGGATTGGAAGGATGTTCCGGAGGCGTTTATCAAAGCCGGAAAAATGACGGGGATGGTTGTCTTTATTATTGCGGCTGCGAATCTATTTGGCTGGCTATTAACCGCTGAACAAATTCCGTCGCTGCTTGTTAATCTAGTAACGGGCTTTTCTGATAATCGCTATCTCATCCTGCTTATGTTCACGGTCATCTTCTTTATCGCAGGCTGCTTCTTGAATGCATCTGCTGCTATCACCATATTAACACCGCTATTGCTGCCAATTGCACTTGCAGCAGGCATTGATCCGGTCTTCTTTGGACTCATTATGGTCGTCAACTTGTCCATTGGACTCATCACACCGCCAGTAGGATTAGACCTCTTTGTCGTAAAAGGCATCGCCGACATTACCTATGACAAGCTGGTCCGATCGATTGCACCATTCATCGTCGTCATGGTCGTCGACCTACTAATCATCACCTACTTCCCGGCATTATCCATGTTTTGGGTGAAATGA
- a CDS encoding hydroxyacid dehydrogenase, protein MKALISELIWNEGIEELVRQGFEVHYDESLWNNRAQLLQLVKEYDAIIVRNQTKVDQELLHAGSRLKVVGRLGVGMDNIDIPAAKTRGIQVVYGRHANATSVAEYVLSAMLSANRPLHLADADIRSGNWNRKRFTGGEIANKTLGLIGLGEISHRVAKRALAFGMKVIGYDPFVTEYDHIVSETGIQLKDSLDDVLTMSDFISLHVPLTPQTHYLISEFELRKMKPTAYIINTSRGGIINEPALAAALNNQTIAGAYLDVLEVEPISPSNQLLSCETATITPHIAGLTDESQIRTSLLVAKEVIKVVNGERSLCTV, encoded by the coding sequence ATGAAAGCCTTGATATCAGAACTAATTTGGAATGAAGGAATTGAGGAGCTAGTCCGTCAAGGGTTTGAAGTGCACTATGATGAGAGTCTATGGAACAATCGCGCACAGCTGCTCCAACTGGTCAAAGAGTACGATGCAATTATTGTTCGAAATCAAACCAAGGTGGATCAGGAATTACTACATGCCGGAAGCCGCTTAAAGGTTGTCGGCCGCCTAGGAGTGGGAATGGACAACATTGATATCCCAGCAGCAAAAACAAGAGGCATTCAAGTGGTGTATGGTCGTCACGCAAATGCAACCTCAGTTGCAGAATATGTGTTGTCGGCCATGCTAAGCGCGAACCGCCCGCTTCATCTAGCAGATGCTGATATCAGATCGGGCAATTGGAACCGTAAACGGTTTACGGGCGGCGAAATCGCCAACAAAACACTTGGATTAATTGGATTAGGAGAAATCTCGCATCGTGTAGCGAAGCGGGCACTTGCTTTTGGCATGAAGGTCATTGGCTATGATCCATTTGTCACCGAGTACGACCACATCGTTTCAGAAACTGGAATCCAGCTAAAAGACTCTTTAGATGACGTCTTAACCATGTCCGATTTCATCTCCTTACATGTTCCATTAACACCTCAGACGCACTATTTAATCTCCGAATTCGAATTGAGAAAGATGAAACCGACAGCGTATATCATCAATACTTCTAGAGGAGGCATCATTAATGAACCGGCACTGGCAGCTGCTTTAAATAACCAAACGATTGCCGGGGCCTACCTAGATGTCCTTGAAGTAGAACCAATCTCACCATCTAATCAACTCTTATCCTGCGAAACTGCGACAATCACACCACATATTGCAGGACTAACCGATGAATCTCAAATCAGAACCTCGTTATTAGTTGCAAAGGAAGTAATAAAAGTAGTCAATGGCGAACGCTCCCTATGCACTGTCTAA
- a CDS encoding DctP family TRAP transporter solute-binding subunit, with protein sequence MKKASVFVLIVLTCLFMISGCSSNSTATSKGTDAEYVLRLGHLQTETHPYHKGALKFKELVEKESKGRIRIDIFPSSQLGNGRDQIEGAQIGSIHFHIGSVAPVTNFAPKFNVLNLPYLFESREHAFRVLDGEIGKELGDDLANRGLMNLGFMENGWRHMTNNVKPIKTAKDAASMKIRVQESPPYISFVKALKSTPVPVPFGELYTALEQHVVDGQENPLAQIYLNKFNEVQKYMTLTAHNYDAAVFIMSKTTYDTLPKDLQKVITKASKEAIQYERKVALEDEKQLLEDLRKTDIQIEENPDLDSFREAVKPVYKEFEGSIGKDLLEKIESLK encoded by the coding sequence ATGAAAAAAGCTTCTGTCTTCGTTCTCATAGTGTTAACCTGTTTATTCATGATTAGCGGCTGTTCCAGTAACAGTACGGCAACAAGTAAAGGCACAGATGCAGAGTATGTTTTAAGGCTCGGACATTTGCAGACAGAAACACATCCTTATCATAAGGGAGCTTTAAAGTTTAAAGAACTTGTGGAGAAAGAATCAAAAGGGAGAATTAGAATTGATATTTTTCCAAGCAGCCAGTTAGGAAACGGGAGGGACCAGATTGAGGGAGCCCAGATCGGATCGATTCACTTTCACATCGGTTCCGTTGCACCAGTGACTAATTTTGCCCCGAAGTTTAATGTACTCAATCTACCTTATTTATTTGAAAGCCGTGAGCATGCCTTTAGGGTTCTCGATGGAGAAATCGGTAAGGAACTCGGAGACGATTTGGCCAATCGGGGGTTAATGAATCTAGGGTTTATGGAAAACGGCTGGAGACATATGACCAATAATGTAAAGCCTATTAAAACGGCTAAAGATGCAGCAAGTATGAAAATCAGGGTCCAGGAATCGCCACCCTATATTTCGTTTGTGAAGGCATTGAAATCGACTCCTGTTCCCGTACCGTTTGGGGAATTATACACAGCGTTGGAGCAGCATGTTGTAGATGGCCAGGAAAATCCGCTTGCGCAGATTTACTTGAACAAATTTAATGAAGTTCAAAAGTATATGACGTTAACCGCTCATAATTATGATGCCGCTGTTTTTATTATGAGTAAAACAACCTATGACACACTGCCAAAGGATTTGCAAAAGGTGATCACAAAAGCGTCCAAAGAAGCGATTCAATATGAGCGAAAGGTAGCTTTAGAGGATGAGAAACAACTGCTTGAGGACCTGAGAAAAACAGATATTCAAATCGAGGAAAACCCGGACTTAGACTCCTTTAGAGAAGCGGTTAAACCAGTATACAAAGAATTTGAAGGCTCCATTGGAAAAGATCTGCTGGAAAAAATAGAAAGCTTAAAATAA
- a CDS encoding TRAP transporter small permease yields MKGFMTELSKKVDKASKFLLIAFFVIAFVATVYQVFSRFVLQSSIVQKTLPMVDFSVFNLSWAEELIRYMFVWIVFLGIGIVYKSKEHAQVEILLHYLPEKLKGKLQVLIEVINSAVFLFLIVYGWSILKFTSQQISPSMGLNMTLIYGSVLICSLICLLHSFVNILDLVVGKEEKAQIVQVEVASENSHI; encoded by the coding sequence ATGAAAGGGTTTATGACGGAACTGAGTAAAAAAGTGGATAAAGCCAGCAAATTTCTCTTAATCGCCTTTTTCGTTATTGCTTTTGTGGCTACGGTGTATCAAGTATTTTCCCGGTTCGTTTTACAGAGTTCCATCGTGCAAAAGACGCTTCCAATGGTTGATTTTTCCGTATTTAATTTAAGCTGGGCGGAAGAGCTCATTCGTTATATGTTTGTCTGGATTGTTTTTTTAGGAATTGGAATTGTCTATAAAAGTAAGGAACATGCACAGGTGGAAATTTTACTTCATTATTTGCCTGAAAAGTTGAAAGGTAAGCTGCAAGTCCTCATTGAAGTTATCAACTCCGCTGTCTTTCTATTTTTAATCGTTTATGGCTGGAGTATCTTAAAATTTACCAGTCAACAAATATCCCCTTCTATGGGATTGAATATGACCTTGATTTATGGTTCCGTACTCATCTGTTCGCTCATCTGCCTTCTTCATTCTTTTGTTAACATACTTGATTTGGTAGTTGGAAAAGAGGAAAAGGCTCAGATTGTTCAGGTAGAAGTGGCCAGTGAAAATTCCCACATATGA
- a CDS encoding putative sulfate exporter family transporter — protein sequence MSSQSARALSSHEIDGQQQQQKKPEPKSKAGLWVGGIAFTIVIAAAGFALSAIPGFNRVGPMACAIILAIIYRQFFGYPEKIRAGIQFSARYFLRFAIILYGLKLNVDVILNQGLGLVVRDAGVIVFAILATVWLGKKLKADSSLSLLLGVGTGVCGAAAIAAVAPIIKAKEEDTAIGVGIIALVGTIFSIIYTIIRPLLPLSAVDYGIWSGSSLHEIAHVALAGAPAGPDGLAMALLAKLGRVLLLVPLCFILMYWMKRKSADAAGETKVDFPWFLVGFILMSLFGSYAVGTWVPVPAAVLDGISTATTFILTSAMVGLGLNVSLRDLRTKALRPLIAMLITSIFLSVITFFIL from the coding sequence ATGAGTAGTCAATCAGCGAGAGCCTTATCTTCACACGAAATAGATGGCCAGCAACAGCAGCAAAAAAAGCCGGAGCCAAAATCCAAAGCCGGTTTGTGGGTAGGCGGAATCGCTTTTACCATTGTCATTGCGGCTGCTGGATTTGCGCTTTCGGCCATACCCGGCTTTAACCGAGTCGGACCGATGGCCTGTGCGATAATCCTGGCCATCATTTACCGACAATTTTTTGGATATCCTGAAAAAATAAGAGCAGGAATTCAATTTTCAGCGAGATACTTCTTACGGTTTGCGATTATCTTATATGGATTAAAATTAAATGTCGATGTGATTCTGAACCAAGGTTTGGGGTTGGTGGTCCGTGATGCTGGAGTCATCGTCTTTGCGATTCTCGCAACAGTTTGGCTAGGTAAAAAACTGAAAGCGGATTCATCCCTGTCGCTACTTTTGGGAGTCGGAACTGGTGTATGTGGGGCAGCAGCCATTGCAGCGGTAGCACCCATCATCAAAGCAAAAGAAGAGGATACGGCGATTGGGGTCGGAATCATCGCTCTAGTTGGAACCATTTTTTCCATCATCTATACGATTATCCGTCCGCTTCTTCCCTTGTCCGCAGTTGATTACGGAATCTGGAGCGGCAGCAGCCTTCATGAAATTGCCCATGTAGCTTTAGCGGGTGCGCCTGCGGGTCCGGATGGGTTGGCCATGGCACTCTTAGCAAAACTAGGACGCGTTCTACTGCTAGTACCATTATGCTTTATTTTGATGTATTGGATGAAACGAAAAAGTGCAGATGCAGCAGGAGAAACAAAAGTTGATTTTCCTTGGTTTTTGGTGGGGTTCATCTTAATGAGCTTGTTCGGGAGTTACGCTGTAGGCACGTGGGTCCCTGTGCCGGCAGCCGTTCTAGACGGCATCTCAACAGCAACCACCTTTATCCTCACATCTGCCATGGTAGGACTGGGTCTAAACGTCAGCCTTCGTGACCTCCGAACAAAAGCCCTAAGACCACTAATCGCCATGCTGATCACATCGATCTTTCTATCGGTTATTACCTTCTTTATACTATAA